A part of Thermococcus sp. SY098 genomic DNA contains:
- a CDS encoding ATPase yields the protein MRLILKPLFEVDLPPEFVDILKAKIKGREIKEGEVVEIDLLGKPLKFEVIYAEPKEFRVREDTKIELSSEKPLALDFEFNKTIRNVVFLEKSIVLIFEDEVLVLTEDGHKIYNEKFEGLKEVRGTKNILVVVHGEGKKLRLIHI from the coding sequence ATGAGGCTCATTCTCAAACCTCTCTTTGAAGTAGATCTCCCTCCGGAGTTTGTTGATATCTTAAAGGCAAAAATAAAGGGTAGAGAAATTAAAGAGGGGGAAGTTGTTGAGATTGACCTATTAGGGAAGCCGTTGAAATTTGAGGTCATTTATGCAGAACCTAAAGAATTTAGAGTTAGAGAGGACACAAAAATAGAGCTTTCCTCAGAAAAACCATTAGCTCTGGACTTTGAATTTAATAAGACTATCCGAAATGTTGTATTTCTCGAAAAAAGCATTGTACTAATTTTTGAAGATGAGGTTTTAGTCTTAACTGAGGATGGACACAAAATTTATAATGAAAAATTCGAAGGGCTTAAAGAAGTTAGGGGGACTAAAAATATACTGGTGGTAGTTCATGGAGAAGGTAAAAAGCTCAGACTCATTCACATTTAA
- a CDS encoding PadR family transcriptional regulator: MERPKFKGHLKLLVLHLLSKKPMHGYAVMKGLEEEFRIPAPSAGVIYPILFSLKRAGLIETAGSGRREKKVYKITEDGVRYLKEHEEELREAIKLARIYREFSEMGGRELREAFRLLFDRFDNLTEKQREELSKVIKEFAKKIKFIVEFGDSYE; this comes from the coding sequence TTGGAGCGACCGAAGTTTAAAGGACATCTCAAGTTGCTCGTGCTTCATCTGCTAAGCAAGAAGCCAATGCATGGGTATGCTGTAATGAAGGGACTTGAAGAAGAGTTCAGGATTCCAGCTCCAAGTGCTGGGGTTATATACCCAATCCTGTTCAGCCTGAAGCGCGCTGGACTTATTGAAACAGCGGGGAGTGGAAGGAGAGAGAAAAAAGTCTACAAAATAACAGAGGATGGTGTGAGATACCTAAAAGAGCATGAAGAGGAACTGAGGGAAGCAATCAAACTCGCAAGAATCTATAGGGAATTTTCTGAGATGGGAGGGAGAGAACTTAGAGAAGCCTTCAGACTACTTTTTGACAGATTTGACAACCTTACAGAAAAGCAGAGAGAAGAGCTTTCTAAGGTAATAAAAGAGTTTGCAAAGAAAATTAAATTCATCGTTGAGTTTGGTGATTCATATGAGTGA
- a CDS encoding ferredoxin family protein, whose protein sequence is MSETKSWKEYYDHMNQKAPLTIYYPICGGREECITACPYGEKIWDVEHMKVSLFGFNEKVHLRPVMKNPELCKECYLCVDACPTGALRPKDKPVKHPLLTLVYNTLKLPFKKKYNIKFVFRPEHVEKFRRNNGR, encoded by the coding sequence ATGAGTGAAACAAAAAGCTGGAAAGAATATTATGACCATATGAATCAAAAAGCTCCATTGACAATTTACTATCCAATATGCGGTGGAAGGGAGGAGTGTATAACTGCCTGTCCCTATGGTGAAAAAATCTGGGATGTTGAACATATGAAGGTTTCCCTCTTTGGCTTCAATGAAAAAGTCCATCTGAGGCCGGTTATGAAAAATCCAGAGCTGTGTAAAGAGTGTTATTTATGCGTTGACGCCTGCCCAACGGGCGCGTTGAGACCTAAAGATAAGCCAGTTAAACATCCATTACTGACTCTTGTCTACAACACATTAAAGCTTCCGTTTAAGAAGAAATACAACATCAAGTTCGTTTTTCGCCCAGAACATGTTGAGAAGTTCAGGCGCAACAATGGGAGGTGA
- a CDS encoding ATP-binding cassette domain-containing protein, with product MEYTITADNLVKKYGDFTAVKGVSFKVKKGEIFAFLGPNGAGKTTTIHMLVTLLKPTSGNATVAGYDIIKEPHEVRKKIGIVFQDPSLDRELTAYENMYIHGKIYGLSGDKLKKRIMEMLKFVELDEFKDRQVKFFSGGMQRRLEIARALIHEPEVLFLDEPTIGLDPQTRAHIWEYIKKMKEEHEMTIFLTTHYMDEAEQLADRIAVIDHGRIIAEGTSEELKKLVGNDVIYIRIANGKEGIRCLNADFIRGCKVLPDGRVRLEVVNAAEALPKLFELAQQNNLKILEVTYHRPTLNDVFLYLTGRELREESAGGFDMAKIAVRRRYMR from the coding sequence ATGGAATATACAATAACAGCTGACAATCTTGTTAAAAAGTATGGAGATTTCACAGCTGTTAAAGGAGTGTCATTTAAAGTTAAGAAAGGAGAGATATTTGCTTTCTTAGGCCCTAACGGTGCTGGAAAGACAACAACAATTCACATGCTCGTCACACTGCTCAAACCAACCTCAGGAAATGCCACTGTTGCTGGATATGACATAATCAAAGAACCTCACGAAGTTAGAAAAAAGATCGGAATTGTTTTTCAGGATCCAAGCCTGGATAGAGAGCTAACAGCTTACGAAAATATGTACATTCATGGAAAGATCTACGGGCTGAGTGGAGACAAACTGAAGAAAAGAATTATGGAAATGCTGAAATTTGTCGAGCTTGATGAGTTCAAAGACAGGCAGGTAAAGTTTTTCAGCGGTGGGATGCAGAGGAGGCTTGAAATTGCAAGGGCTTTGATCCACGAGCCAGAAGTTCTCTTCTTAGACGAGCCAACGATAGGATTAGACCCACAGACGAGAGCTCACATCTGGGAGTATATAAAGAAAATGAAGGAAGAGCATGAAATGACGATTTTCCTAACAACACACTATATGGACGAAGCAGAGCAGTTGGCAGACAGAATAGCAGTCATTGATCACGGGAGAATCATAGCGGAGGGGACATCTGAAGAGCTCAAAAAGCTCGTCGGAAATGATGTCATTTACATCAGAATAGCGAATGGAAAAGAAGGAATAAGATGCCTAAATGCTGATTTCATAAGGGGATGTAAGGTTCTTCCTGACGGGAGGGTTAGACTCGAAGTTGTCAATGCTGCCGAAGCTCTGCCAAAGCTCTTTGAGCTTGCCCAGCAAAATAACCTCAAAATCTTGGAGGTTACGTACCACAGACCAACTCTCAACGATGTGTTCTTGTATCTAACGGGGAGAGAGCTGAGAGAAGAAAGCGCAGGCGGTTTTGATATGGCAAAAATAGCAGTCAGAAGGAGGTATATGAGATGA
- a CDS encoding ABC transporter permease yields MKAFTTMAYRQIKRFFRARSRVIGMFVNPLMWLIFFGLGWSKVFNFPAASALFGGVDYLSFLAPGITAMTIFNASFIAGISVIWDKQFGFLKEILVALASRKEAITGRIVGDSVMAVLQGLIILLLTFTIASSLKFSGVLPMILIGFLLAIAFSSFGVSLALRMTSMEGFQMIMSFLMLPLMFLSGAFYPVETMPTWMQYLAYINPLTYAVDAARHVLVNAPATTATASIPGIPTVSLTRFSLMTDIGVLAVLALAFLAIAMISFERATIE; encoded by the coding sequence ATGAAGGCATTTACGACAATGGCGTATAGACAGATTAAGAGATTTTTCAGAGCGAGATCGAGAGTAATAGGAATGTTCGTAAATCCTCTGATGTGGCTTATATTCTTCGGACTGGGATGGAGCAAGGTCTTCAACTTCCCGGCGGCAAGTGCACTCTTTGGAGGAGTTGACTATCTCTCATTCCTTGCACCAGGTATAACGGCAATGACCATCTTCAACGCAAGCTTCATAGCCGGGATAAGCGTTATCTGGGACAAGCAGTTTGGATTTCTCAAGGAGATTTTGGTTGCTCTTGCATCAAGGAAGGAAGCTATAACCGGCAGAATAGTAGGAGATTCAGTAATGGCTGTTCTTCAGGGATTGATCATCCTCCTATTAACCTTCACCATAGCAAGCAGCCTCAAGTTTTCCGGTGTGCTGCCGATGATCCTCATAGGCTTCCTGCTCGCAATAGCATTCTCAAGCTTCGGTGTCAGCCTTGCATTGAGGATGACAAGCATGGAAGGATTTCAGATGATAATGAGCTTTCTAATGCTCCCGCTCATGTTTCTCAGCGGTGCATTTTACCCCGTTGAAACAATGCCAACGTGGATGCAGTATTTAGCATATATAAACCCGCTAACCTATGCCGTTGATGCAGCAAGGCATGTATTGGTTAATGCTCCTGCAACTACAGCAACGGCTTCAATACCTGGCATACCAACGGTCTCATTAACGAGATTTTCACTGATGACAGACATCGGTGTTCTTGCCGTATTAGCTTTGGCATTCCTGGCAATTGCTATGATTTCCTTCGAGAGAGCAACGATTGAGTGA
- a CDS encoding phosphoglycerate kinase: MFRLPDFDYHNKTVFLRVDLNSPVRNGKIISDARFKAILPTLLYLLEHDAKVVIATHQSKPYNEDYITTEQHAEILSSLISREVEYVEDIFGRYAREKIKSLKPGDAVILENLRFAAEEIKQKPIEECERTHFVRKLAPLLDYVVNDAFAAAHRSQPSLVGFAKIKPMIMGFLMEKEVRALTKAYESPEKPKVYVLGGAKVEDSLRVAENVLKQEKADLILTGGLVGHIFTLAKGYNLGVANIEFLERKGLLKFVDLAEKLLDEFYPYIRTPVDFAIDYRGERLEVDLLSDEKWLFDKYPILDIGSRTVEKYSQILNQAKIIVANGPMGVFEIEEFALGTIGVFKAIGESEAFSIVGGGHSIASIYKYNIQGITHISTGGGAMLTFFAGEKLPVLEAFKISYEKFKDKVKRESVIH; encoded by the coding sequence ATGTTTAGACTTCCTGATTTCGATTATCACAACAAAACAGTCTTTCTGCGAGTGGATTTAAACTCTCCTGTAAGGAACGGGAAAATAATAAGTGATGCGAGATTTAAGGCTATCCTGCCTACTCTACTTTACCTTCTTGAACATGATGCAAAGGTCGTGATAGCAACTCATCAAAGCAAGCCGTATAACGAGGACTACATAACAACAGAACAGCACGCTGAAATTCTAAGCTCGCTAATTAGCAGAGAAGTGGAGTATGTCGAGGATATTTTCGGCAGATATGCCAGGGAAAAGATAAAATCCCTCAAGCCAGGTGATGCTGTAATTTTGGAGAACCTCCGCTTTGCCGCTGAAGAGATAAAGCAGAAACCGATTGAGGAATGTGAAAGAACGCATTTTGTAAGGAAGCTTGCCCCGCTTTTGGACTATGTTGTTAATGATGCATTTGCCGCAGCTCATCGCTCTCAACCCTCTCTTGTAGGTTTTGCGAAAATTAAACCTATGATAATGGGATTCCTGATGGAAAAAGAAGTTCGTGCATTGACAAAAGCATATGAAAGCCCTGAAAAGCCGAAGGTGTATGTACTGGGTGGTGCAAAAGTTGAGGATTCTCTTAGGGTGGCAGAAAATGTGTTAAAACAAGAAAAAGCAGATTTAATTCTCACTGGCGGATTGGTTGGACACATCTTTACATTGGCAAAGGGGTACAACCTTGGAGTCGCAAACATTGAATTTCTCGAAAGGAAAGGACTTTTGAAGTTTGTTGATTTGGCTGAGAAGCTCTTAGATGAGTTTTATCCATACATCAGGACTCCTGTTGACTTTGCCATTGATTACAGAGGGGAGAGGCTTGAGGTGGATTTGCTGAGTGATGAAAAGTGGCTGTTTGACAAGTATCCAATTTTAGATATTGGTTCAAGAACCGTTGAAAAATATTCTCAGATCCTAAATCAAGCAAAAATAATAGTGGCAAACGGTCCTATGGGCGTCTTTGAAATTGAGGAATTTGCGTTGGGCACAATAGGGGTCTTTAAAGCAATTGGAGAGAGTGAAGCGTTCTCAATCGTTGGTGGGGGGCACAGCATAGCGAGCATATATAAATACAATATTCAGGGAATCACCCACATCTCAACAGGGGGAGGTGCAATGCTCACATTTTTTGCAGGAGAAAAATTGCCGGTTTTGGAAGCTTTCAAGATAAGCTATGAAAAGTTTAAGGACAAAGTAAAAAGAGAATCAGTAATTCATTAG
- a CDS encoding metallophosphoesterase, whose protein sequence is MRKGIALLLVLMVVSMFQAVQVEAATLYPLDVLQYPAPGAPAVAVPGDTITVKAQPGVEITGLSIVSILHGPYELQIVEKNGDELKVKIPENVAPDDYFLIVQSNKGKVIVPNGVWVLKEYPKVLRIAHGSDLHVTSGAKIGYVNGEKFCRSIFKCGEGAIPLHSYVADDSFFTYWAMNPNVDVIIATGDVVDTAGDSKAYGYLLGLMENAIAAGKPTIIVKGNHDDPPKYFSKLIAPPVYYLTIGKFIIIALDSDNERSHPTMEQLEWMEKILEQNPDKIPIILVHHPYWYKTPEGRSGKIEGMSVSEDWDKIAPLVSWYWIGGKERKTEDLAKRFLEDVEKYNIKLVLSGHVHADYVQVYVDKKGNEHWFVTSTTTGAPDKREKDNWYGSRIVEIDENGNVRLPGIKDMFGTIFGPISSFPIPQEFIVFRHTTDFGSAIKFVNEFKEASGKLAVVVPEGAKVDAGATTVKYKVLGERTIGDKHYMLLEVTVPKGVSQLVITKGKDTEKPEVSIAYTSPAKPVKGKPFKVYFKASDNLGIKDLYVEIEANGEVKKYPAEPTKGGPNVDYFLAQIPGVNADEYTIRVVAVDFYGNKAVAEKVMGKPTPTSTTKTTTTTTSETTPSESSPTTQTATQASTCGPAVLVGLALIPLLLRKRK, encoded by the coding sequence ATGAGGAAGGGGATAGCACTACTTTTGGTTTTGATGGTAGTTTCCATGTTCCAAGCTGTACAGGTAGAGGCAGCAACACTTTATCCCCTTGACGTCCTTCAGTACCCGGCACCTGGAGCACCAGCAGTGGCAGTTCCAGGGGATACAATTACCGTTAAAGCACAACCTGGGGTTGAAATCACTGGGCTTTCAATAGTTTCAATCCTCCATGGGCCTTATGAATTGCAAATAGTTGAGAAGAACGGTGATGAGCTTAAGGTTAAAATCCCAGAGAATGTTGCTCCAGACGACTACTTCCTTATCGTTCAATCAAACAAAGGTAAAGTCATTGTCCCTAATGGTGTCTGGGTTCTTAAGGAGTATCCAAAGGTTCTCAGAATTGCACATGGAAGCGACCTTCACGTTACAAGCGGTGCAAAGATTGGCTATGTCAATGGAGAGAAGTTCTGTAGAAGTATCTTCAAGTGTGGTGAAGGAGCAATTCCTCTTCACAGCTATGTGGCCGATGACAGCTTCTTCACATACTGGGCGATGAATCCAAATGTTGATGTCATAATCGCAACAGGTGATGTAGTTGATACCGCAGGTGACAGCAAAGCCTACGGATATCTTCTTGGGCTGATGGAAAACGCAATTGCCGCAGGAAAGCCAACCATAATAGTTAAAGGAAACCATGATGACCCGCCAAAGTACTTTTCAAAGTTAATCGCTCCGCCGGTTTATTATCTCACAATAGGCAAGTTCATAATAATTGCACTCGACTCAGACAACGAGAGATCACATCCAACGATGGAGCAGCTTGAGTGGATGGAGAAGATACTTGAGCAGAACCCAGATAAAATACCCATAATCTTGGTCCACCATCCATACTGGTACAAGACACCGGAGGGGAGAAGCGGAAAAATAGAAGGAATGAGTGTCTCTGAGGACTGGGATAAAATTGCCCCTCTTGTAAGCTGGTACTGGATAGGGGGTAAAGAAAGAAAGACGGAGGATCTTGCAAAACGCTTCCTTGAGGATGTTGAGAAGTACAACATAAAGCTCGTCTTAAGCGGACACGTTCACGCAGATTACGTCCAGGTTTATGTTGATAAGAAGGGCAATGAACACTGGTTTGTAACATCCACCACAACAGGTGCACCAGATAAAAGAGAGAAGGACAACTGGTACGGTTCAAGAATCGTGGAAATCGATGAAAACGGAAATGTCAGACTGCCCGGAATTAAGGATATGTTCGGCACAATATTCGGTCCAATAAGTTCGTTCCCAATTCCCCAAGAGTTTATAGTCTTCAGACACACAACTGACTTCGGTTCGGCAATCAAATTTGTGAACGAGTTTAAAGAGGCAAGTGGAAAATTGGCCGTTGTTGTGCCAGAGGGAGCAAAAGTGGATGCAGGTGCCACAACCGTCAAATATAAGGTCTTGGGAGAAAGGACCATCGGAGATAAGCACTACATGCTCCTTGAAGTTACTGTTCCAAAGGGTGTCAGTCAGCTTGTCATTACAAAGGGCAAGGACACTGAAAAGCCCGAGGTGAGTATTGCATACACTTCACCCGCCAAGCCGGTAAAAGGAAAGCCGTTCAAGGTCTATTTCAAGGCAAGCGACAATTTGGGAATCAAAGACTTATATGTTGAAATAGAGGCCAACGGTGAAGTTAAGAAATATCCAGCGGAGCCAACTAAAGGTGGACCAAACGTGGACTACTTCCTTGCACAGATTCCAGGGGTGAATGCAGACGAGTACACAATTAGAGTCGTTGCAGTTGACTTCTACGGCAACAAGGCTGTTGCTGAAAAAGTCATGGGCAAGCCAACCCCCACTTCAACTACAAAGACCACAACCACAACAACTTCCGAGACCACACCAAGTGAAAGCTCACCCACGACCCAAACAGCTACCCAAGCTTCAACATGTGGTCCAGCAGTTCTCGTTGGATTGGCATTGATCCCACTGCTCCTTAGAAAAAGAAAGTGA
- a CDS encoding DUF447 domain-containing protein, whose product MEILGLFEEGKTYEVLLVTKSNVTPIGVVRRGDSLYFKLFEGKSFQEIKEHPFGVIHITQDVELLIKAALNIPINVEFENTKVIPLKRIKNLSWVEGRIEFKEDEIEDELGKSKVLKCKFIPLYGETIPAITKPLSRADFVLLEMTVHLTRLFIATRRHKVDAAQRLYSKIWQGYQEYKRLGGKSEFAEKIIGLALISVRWNS is encoded by the coding sequence ATGGAAATTTTGGGTTTATTTGAAGAAGGGAAGACATACGAGGTTTTGCTGGTAACAAAATCTAATGTTACCCCAATAGGGGTTGTTCGGAGAGGAGATAGCTTATATTTCAAGCTTTTTGAGGGAAAAAGTTTTCAGGAAATCAAGGAGCATCCTTTTGGAGTTATCCACATTACCCAAGACGTGGAACTTCTGATAAAAGCTGCGCTGAACATTCCAATTAATGTAGAGTTTGAAAACACAAAGGTAATACCACTGAAAAGAATCAAAAACCTGAGCTGGGTTGAGGGTAGAATAGAGTTCAAGGAGGATGAAATTGAAGATGAGCTCGGAAAAAGCAAAGTGTTGAAATGCAAATTTATCCCTCTTTACGGTGAGACAATTCCTGCAATTACAAAACCTCTCAGCAGAGCAGATTTTGTTTTACTGGAGATGACAGTTCATTTAACAAGGCTGTTTATTGCAACAAGAAGGCACAAAGTTGATGCAGCTCAAAGGTTGTATTCAAAAATATGGCAGGGATATCAGGAATACAAACGGTTGGGCGGAAAGAGCGAGTTTGCGGAGAAAATTATTGGGTTGGCATTAATTTCCGTCAGATGGAACTCATAG
- a CDS encoding ABC transporter ATP-binding protein — protein MVEVKLENIVKTFGETVALKGIDLHIKHGELFTLLGPSGCGKSTTLRIIAGLDFPDKGRIFFDDQEVTYLSSSERGAVLVFQNYALWPHMTVYDNIAYGLKIKKLPKDEIEKKVRWALQLVKLEGFEDRYPTQLSGGQQQRVAIARAIVVEPKLLLLDEPLSNLDAKLRLEMRSEIRRIQRELGITVLYVTHDQEEAMAISDRIAVMNVGTVEQVGTPREIYEKPKTEFVASFMGKTNVIPAKVVEREGDKVTVEFEHFRLEGLTYTDKSDKVVIVIRPERISLHPIENAVKLEGKVDLIEYYGFFIEVVGMFGETRIIARTISDKDVMSLKPQGPVTFYINKDDILVLPKQL, from the coding sequence TTGGTTGAAGTCAAACTTGAGAATATTGTTAAGACCTTTGGGGAAACTGTGGCATTGAAGGGAATAGATCTTCACATAAAGCATGGTGAGCTCTTTACTCTACTTGGTCCAAGTGGATGTGGGAAATCCACAACGCTGAGAATAATTGCAGGTCTCGACTTTCCAGACAAGGGAAGGATATTCTTTGATGATCAAGAAGTTACATACCTAAGCTCAAGCGAAAGGGGAGCAGTCTTAGTGTTCCAGAACTATGCTCTCTGGCCCCATATGACAGTTTATGACAACATTGCCTATGGTCTCAAGATCAAGAAGCTTCCAAAGGATGAAATCGAGAAAAAAGTCAGATGGGCACTTCAGCTGGTAAAGCTTGAGGGGTTTGAGGACAGATATCCCACTCAGCTCAGTGGTGGTCAGCAGCAGAGAGTTGCAATAGCAAGAGCTATAGTGGTTGAACCCAAATTGCTCCTCCTTGATGAGCCTCTCTCGAACCTTGACGCAAAGCTCAGGCTTGAAATGCGTTCGGAAATCAGAAGAATTCAGCGTGAGCTGGGAATAACGGTGCTTTACGTTACACACGATCAAGAGGAGGCAATGGCAATAAGCGATAGAATAGCCGTCATGAACGTTGGAACTGTTGAACAAGTTGGAACGCCGAGAGAAATCTATGAGAAGCCAAAGACTGAATTTGTTGCATCATTTATGGGTAAGACAAACGTAATTCCAGCAAAAGTTGTTGAGAGAGAGGGAGACAAGGTTACGGTGGAATTTGAGCACTTCAGACTTGAAGGACTAACATACACTGATAAGAGCGACAAAGTTGTCATTGTTATAAGACCAGAGCGTATCAGCCTGCATCCAATTGAAAACGCAGTGAAGCTTGAAGGCAAGGTTGATCTCATTGAATACTATGGATTCTTCATTGAGGTCGTTGGAATGTTTGGAGAGACCAGAATCATAGCAAGAACAATAAGTGACAAAGATGTAATGAGCCTAAAACCCCAAGGTCCGGTTACCTTCTACATAAACAAGGACGATATTCTCGTTTTACCAAAACAGCTTTAA
- a CDS encoding iron ABC transporter permease: MKVSKWSEKLFGTPLFEPLVSFSYLFPLLYIVVFLIIPVLAMLAIAFSHEGHFSLYWFKSILTSSYYVQFPPQGDFAIKTVTATGETVYLIRGIDFGVVINSLVVAALVTLLASLMGTIFAFIMARYEFKGKNFFRIALFIPLLVTPFVNAYVIKKMFLDTGLINYIFYELLHILPFRIKIDGLAGVVLAQAMTYYPIVYLNAYASFINIDPTLEEQAENLGSKGFHLFRTVTFPLALPGIAAGATLVFIFSLEDLAAPIVFQGDPLAKKLMSYQIFSKFLYGLGERSPEIAALSIIMLTLAVLAFLGIRKYVSLRQYAMLSKGGRWKPRVSKPKPWQAAIIYVVLLPLLLLTIFPQIGVILLAFSKQWSVTVMPQGFTTEYVKQMLFNPDVRRYIINSLMYSAAAVVLIVLLSVTSSYATSRFKGVLTPVLESLVIIPIAVPGIVVAMGYFYFFSQVFPNTPLDPTNIFSFNPAFVLILAYSIRRLPFSARSVYAGLQQVHVSLEEASMNLGASRWKTVTGILLPLISLNVFGGAMLSFVYSMSETSVGITLGSLNMQYAPITAFMKDIMMSAAGSAQLAAALGVLLITVQILSIVLVNIITKQRYAFIGLT; this comes from the coding sequence ATGAAGGTAAGCAAGTGGAGTGAAAAGCTTTTTGGAACACCGCTTTTTGAACCTCTCGTTTCCTTTTCCTACCTTTTCCCCCTACTGTATATAGTCGTGTTTTTAATAATACCCGTTTTGGCTATGCTTGCAATAGCATTTAGCCATGAGGGACACTTCTCCCTCTACTGGTTTAAGAGCATATTAACCTCAAGTTATTATGTGCAATTCCCACCCCAGGGAGACTTTGCAATAAAAACAGTTACTGCGACTGGAGAGACCGTGTATTTAATCAGGGGAATAGATTTTGGAGTTGTCATTAATTCGCTTGTGGTTGCCGCCCTTGTGACGCTTTTAGCTTCCTTGATGGGGACGATCTTCGCCTTTATAATGGCGAGATATGAGTTTAAAGGGAAAAACTTCTTTAGAATTGCCCTATTTATTCCCCTGCTGGTTACTCCATTCGTCAATGCATATGTCATTAAGAAGATGTTCCTTGATACGGGTTTAATCAACTACATTTTCTATGAGCTCCTCCATATCCTGCCGTTTAGGATTAAAATTGATGGTCTGGCAGGTGTTGTTTTAGCCCAAGCAATGACCTACTACCCAATAGTATATCTCAACGCATATGCAAGCTTTATCAACATTGACCCCACATTGGAGGAGCAAGCAGAGAATCTCGGAAGCAAAGGATTCCACCTCTTTAGAACAGTGACATTTCCATTAGCTTTGCCAGGTATAGCGGCTGGTGCAACGCTGGTATTCATTTTCAGCCTTGAAGATTTGGCAGCACCAATTGTCTTTCAGGGTGACCCCTTGGCCAAGAAGCTGATGTCTTATCAAATCTTCAGCAAATTCCTCTATGGTCTGGGTGAAAGGAGTCCTGAAATTGCGGCATTGTCAATTATAATGCTCACTTTAGCTGTACTCGCATTCCTTGGGATCAGGAAGTATGTCAGTTTGAGGCAGTACGCCATGCTCAGCAAAGGCGGGAGATGGAAGCCAAGGGTTAGCAAGCCAAAACCATGGCAGGCTGCGATAATTTATGTTGTTTTACTCCCCCTGTTGCTCCTAACAATATTTCCACAAATTGGTGTTATCCTGCTGGCATTCTCCAAGCAGTGGAGCGTCACTGTAATGCCCCAAGGGTTTACAACGGAATACGTCAAGCAGATGCTCTTCAACCCTGATGTCAGGAGATACATCATAAACAGCCTTATGTATTCAGCTGCTGCTGTCGTGCTTATCGTGCTCCTCTCTGTAACATCATCATACGCAACCAGCAGGTTCAAGGGAGTCCTAACCCCAGTGCTTGAAAGCTTGGTCATAATCCCAATAGCCGTTCCGGGTATAGTTGTGGCAATGGGCTACTTCTACTTCTTCTCACAAGTGTTCCCCAACACTCCACTGGATCCAACGAACATCTTCAGCTTCAACCCAGCCTTTGTGCTTATATTGGCATATTCAATAAGAAGGCTGCCGTTCTCAGCTCGTTCTGTATATGCAGGACTTCAGCAGGTTCATGTTTCCCTTGAAGAAGCTTCAATGAACCTTGGAGCGAGCAGATGGAAAACTGTAACCGGTATTTTGCTGCCCCTGATATCACTTAACGTCTTTGGCGGTGCAATGCTCAGCTTCGTTTACTCAATGAGCGAAACAAGCGTTGGTATTACACTGGGTTCACTCAACATGCAGTATGCACCGATTACAGCGTTCATGAAGGACATCATGATGTCTGCTGCCGGAAGTGCCCAGCTTGCTGCGGCATTGGGTGTGCTGTTGATTACAGTCCAGATACTATCAATTGTGTTGGTTAACATAATCACCAAGCAGAGGTATGCATTCATAGGACTGACATGA